Genomic DNA from Selenomonas sp. oral taxon 126:
TTCTCCGTGATCCTGCGGCAGAAGGATGTGCCCGCCGAGGCTCTCCTGCGTGTGGTGGATGAGATCAGCCGTGCGGCGGGTGCTGAGGGCATGGTCGGCGGGCAGGTGCTGGATCTCAGAGCCGAGGGCGTACGGATTACGATGGAGGAGCTGCGCCGCGTGCACATGGGCAAGACGGGCGCGCTCTTTCATGCGGCACTGCGCAGCGGGGCGATTCTCGCGGGCGCGACGGAGGAGCAGCTTGCGGCGCTCACTGCATATGCCGACCACTTTGGTCTCGCATTCCAGATCACGGACGACATTCTCGACGTGATCGGGACGGCGGAGGACATCGGCAAGCCTGTCGGCAGCGATGAGAAGAATCACAAGTCGACCTATGTGACGCTGACCTCACTCGCCGAGGCGCAGGAGCTTGCGCGCCGCACGGTGGAGGAGGCGACCGCCGCACTCGCCGTATTTGGCACGGAGGCGGATTTCCTGCGCGAGCTTGTTGCATATCTCGTGAATCGGAAGCAGTAGGGGATATTTTGAAAAAAGAGCGGTTGGATGTCCTGCTTGTAGAGCAGGGATTTGCGCCGAGTCGGGAGCGCGCAAAGCGTCTCATCATGGCGGGGCAGGTGCTAGTGGACGAGCAGCGTATCGACAAGGCAGGCACAACGGTCGCGGTCGAGGCGAAGCTGCGCGTCGTGGGGGAGGATCTGCCCTACGTCAGCCGCGGCGGACTGAAACTCGCAAAGGGGATGGAGGTGTTCGGCGCCGTCCTCGCGGGGAAGACGGCGGCGGACATTGGGGCATCGACGGGCGGCTTTACGGACTGCATGCTCCAGAACGGTGCGGCAAAGGTCTATGCCATCGACGTCGGCTACGGGCAGCTCGACTGGAAGCTGCGGACGGATGCGCGCGTTGTCAATATGGAGCGCACAAATATCCGCAGCGTCACACCCGAGATGTTGGGGGCGGCGCTCGACTTTGCCTCAATCGACGTGGCGTTTATCTCACTGGACAAGGTGCTGCCCGTCGTACGGACACTCCTTGCAGAGGGCGGTGAGGTGATTGCGCTCATCAAGCCGCAGTTTGAGGCGGGCAAGGAGCGCGTGGGCAAGAACGGCGTTGTGCGTGACCCCGCCGTGCACGAGGATGTCATTCGGCAGGTACTTGCTGTCGCACGGTCACAGGGCTTTCAGCCTGCGGGGCTGACGTACTCGCCCGTGAAGGGGCCAAAGGGGAATATCGAGTATCTGCTGTATCTGAAAACAGAGGGGGAAGCTGTGGATATGGATGGGGCGTTTGTACACGAAATTGTGACAGAGGCACATCGTGTGCTGGATGGACGAGGTGCAGAGCATTGATGACCGTTGCGGTATTTCCGAATCTGATTAAGCCGGAGATGCGGGATATTCTGCTGCGAATCCGTGATTTCTTTGCTGACCGTGGGGCGCGGATCATGTTGCCGCGCGTGCGTGCGGCGGAGTTCGGCATGGAGGAGAGCGGCGTCGACGACATCGAGCGTCTGCCCGCAGACTTTGCACTCAGCCTTGGCGGGGACGGCACGCTGCTCGGCATCTGCCGCAGATATGCCGCGAATCCCGTGCCCGTCTGCGGCATCAACATGGGCACGCTCGGCTTTATGGCGGACATCGAGCAGAACGAGCTCGAGCAGCGCCTCGTACAGCTCTGTGCAGGGGATTATCGTGTCGAGTGGCGTCCCTTTCTCGCAGGCTATGTCACGAAGCCGGACGGTGCGGAGCATTTTCTCGGGCATGCCATCAATGACATCGTCGTCATGAAGGGGGATGTGGCGCGCATCATCTCGCTTGCGCTGTGCGTCAACGATACGCCGCTCGTCGAGTGCAAGGCAGACGGCTTCATCGTCGCCACGCCGACGGGCTCTACGGCGTACTCGCTCTCGGCGGGCGGCCCCATCATGAACCCGATGGTGAAGGGCATCGTCCTCACGCCGATCTGTCCGCACACGCTGAACATCCGCCCGCTCATCATACGCGAGGAGGACGCCGTACACATTCACCTCGTCGACACGCGGCAGAGCATCATTGTCACGCTCGACGGGCAGGAGACGACGCCCATCCACCCGGACGATACCGTCACCGTCAAATGCTCGGATGTGCGCGCGGGCATCATCAAATTTGCGGATAAGGACTACTATCAGATCCTGCGTACGAAACTTTGGAGAAACTGCTAGGAGAGAGCGGAATGAAAAGCCGTCGCCACGAACTCATCAGGAAAATCATCGGCGAAGAGATCATCGAGACACAGGAGGCGCTTGCCGAGGCGCTGCGTGCGCGGCATATGCGCGTCACGCAGGCGACCATCTCACGCGATATCAAGGAGCTTTTCCTCATCAAAGTCCCCGCAGGAAACGGACGCTATCGCTATGCCGTGTCCCCGCACGAGAGCGTGCGCTTCTCGGAGGGACGGATGAAGCGCCTCTTCAAGGACAATGTGATTTTTTCGGATTTCAGTGAGAATATCGTCGTTGTCAAGACCATCCCCGGGGCGGCGTCGACGGTCGGGGCAGCACTCGATGCCTCGGACTGGACGGAGATCATCGGCACGGTTGCGGGCGACGACAGCATCTTCGTGCTCGTCAAGCCGCGCGAGGCAGCAGAGACGATTGTCGAGCGCATTCGCGCGCTGATCCACTGAGAGGAGGGAGACGCTATGCTGCAAAGTCTGCGCGTATGGAATTTTGCATTGCTTGAGGAGGTTGCCGTCGAGTTCGGCGCGGGACTCAACATCCTCACGGGTGAGACCGGTGCGGGCAAATCCATCCTGATTGATGCACTCGGGGCAATTCTCGGTCAGCGCATCTCCTCTGACGTCATCCGCAACGGCTGCGACGCGTTGCGCGTCGAGGCGGTATTTGCGTGCGAGGGGGACGCGGCACTGGCGGCGCTCCTCGCAGAGCAGGAGATCGAGTATGAGGACGAACTCATCATCCTGCGCAAGGTCGCTCGCACGGGCAAGGGCTCGATCCTTGTCAACGGCAGCCATGTCACGCTGACCTTTCTCAAAAAGCTCGCCCCGCATCTCGTGGACATCCACGGACAGAACGAGAACCTTGCGCTCCTGCGCGAGGATGCGCAGCGGAGTCTCCTCGAGGGCGGCGATGAGGAACTGCAAAAGCTGCTCGCGGACTACGCCGAGGTCTATGAGGGCTGGCGGGAAAAGACGCGTTTGCGCGAGGAGCGCGTGGAGGAGATTGAGAACATCGGTGAGCGCTTGGATCTCCTGCGCTGGCAGGAAAAGGAGATTGCAGAGGCAGAGCTGAGTGCGGGTGAGGATGAGGAACTCGAGGCGGAGATCCGCCGCCTTTCCCATTCGGAGCGCCTCGTCGAGAACGCCGGCGAGGCATCGAATCTGCTCAGTGAGGACGGAGAGGAGGGCATCTCCGTCCTCTCGGCGCTCTCGCGCATTACCGGTGCGCTCGATGAGATTGCACGCTATGACGACGGACTCTCGAATGCGCAGACAATGATCGAGGAGGCGTACATCTCCCTGCAGGAGGCATCCTACGAGGTGCGTGACTATCTGGACGCGATCGACGCCGATCCCGCGCGTCTCGACCGAATACAGACGCGCATGGACGTGATCGACCGCCTCAAAAAGAAATACGGCGGTAGCATTGCCGCCGTACTTGAGCGCCTTGCCTTCATTCGCAGCGAGCTCGAGAGCATCGACAACTATGATACCGATATGGTACAGCTCGACAGGGACATTGCCGCGCTTTGTAAACGCCTCGGGGAAACGGCAAAAGCGCTGACCGTGCGCCGGCAGGAAGTCGGCACAGTGCTCTCTGCCGAGATTGAGCGCGAACTGGAAGGGTTGGGGATGCCAAAGGCGCGGTTCCGCATTGTCGTCACGCCCGAGGAGAAATACACGAGTCGCGGC
This window encodes:
- the argR gene encoding arginine repressor, encoding MKSRRHELIRKIIGEEIIETQEALAEALRARHMRVTQATISRDIKELFLIKVPAGNGRYRYAVSPHESVRFSEGRMKRLFKDNVIFSDFSENIVVVKTIPGAASTVGAALDASDWTEIIGTVAGDDSIFVLVKPREAAETIVERIRALIH
- a CDS encoding TlyA family RNA methyltransferase, with the translated sequence MKKERLDVLLVEQGFAPSRERAKRLIMAGQVLVDEQRIDKAGTTVAVEAKLRVVGEDLPYVSRGGLKLAKGMEVFGAVLAGKTAADIGASTGGFTDCMLQNGAAKVYAIDVGYGQLDWKLRTDARVVNMERTNIRSVTPEMLGAALDFASIDVAFISLDKVLPVVRTLLAEGGEVIALIKPQFEAGKERVGKNGVVRDPAVHEDVIRQVLAVARSQGFQPAGLTYSPVKGPKGNIEYLLYLKTEGEAVDMDGAFVHEIVTEAHRVLDGRGAEH
- a CDS encoding polyprenyl synthetase family protein — translated: MKELWKARQALVERALEAELAKTAILDPILRESMAYSLMAGGKRLRPVLLMAAADAVGADGTKFLPVACALEMIHTYSLIHDDLPAMDDDDYRRGKLTNHMVYGDGIAILAGDALLTLAFSVILRQKDVPAEALLRVVDEISRAAGAEGMVGGQVLDLRAEGVRITMEELRRVHMGKTGALFHAALRSGAILAGATEEQLAALTAYADHFGLAFQITDDILDVIGTAEDIGKPVGSDEKNHKSTYVTLTSLAEAQELARRTVEEATAALAVFGTEADFLRELVAYLVNRKQ
- a CDS encoding NAD(+)/NADH kinase, which produces MMTVAVFPNLIKPEMRDILLRIRDFFADRGARIMLPRVRAAEFGMEESGVDDIERLPADFALSLGGDGTLLGICRRYAANPVPVCGINMGTLGFMADIEQNELEQRLVQLCAGDYRVEWRPFLAGYVTKPDGAEHFLGHAINDIVVMKGDVARIISLALCVNDTPLVECKADGFIVATPTGSTAYSLSAGGPIMNPMVKGIVLTPICPHTLNIRPLIIREEDAVHIHLVDTRQSIIVTLDGQETTPIHPDDTVTVKCSDVRAGIIKFADKDYYQILRTKLWRNC
- the recN gene encoding DNA repair protein RecN, whose product is MLQSLRVWNFALLEEVAVEFGAGLNILTGETGAGKSILIDALGAILGQRISSDVIRNGCDALRVEAVFACEGDAALAALLAEQEIEYEDELIILRKVARTGKGSILVNGSHVTLTFLKKLAPHLVDIHGQNENLALLREDAQRSLLEGGDEELQKLLADYAEVYEGWREKTRLREERVEEIENIGERLDLLRWQEKEIAEAELSAGEDEELEAEIRRLSHSERLVENAGEASNLLSEDGEEGISVLSALSRITGALDEIARYDDGLSNAQTMIEEAYISLQEASYEVRDYLDAIDADPARLDRIQTRMDVIDRLKKKYGGSIAAVLERLAFIRSELESIDNYDTDMVQLDRDIAALCKRLGETAKALTVRRQEVGTVLSAEIERELEGLGMPKARFRIVVTPEEKYTSRGADSLSMLFSANVGEAEKPIEKIASGGELSRIALAIKSIVAARDTGGTSMVFDEIDTGIGGRTAQMVAERIAFVAHYKQVLCITHLPQIACMADAHLYIAKSVKGDSTVTQVEALSADERVREIARMASGDDVTEAALANAREMLAGAQQKKTAFQKKKAKK